CCGGGAAAAGGCCGGTCATGGCGACGAGCGAACCGAACGGCTCGGGCAGGGTGCCTGCCTCCTCCAGCGCCAGCAACAGGGCCGCAACCGGTATGATGAGGCCGATGCCCACGCCTTCCAGCAAGCTGACCGCGAGGCCCAGGAGCAGGACCAGCGGCCACGCCCCGGGCCCTGGTCAGCCTGCCCAGCGCCGTTCGGCCTGTCATGATCGAGAGATTACCGGCAATCGCACGCCTTCATAGGCGCAAGGTCGCCACCATGCGAGGTTTACGATAAAAACCACATATCGCGCCGAATTCCGGCAATCTTCCAGACAGAGCCATCCCCATGGGGACACACAGCCCGACCAATGATGCCGAGATGACGGTGGCCATCGTCGTCACCGCGTATAATCACGCGCGCTTCCTGTCCGATGCGCTCGGCAGCATTGCCGCGCAGACCCTGTCGCCGGCAGAAGTCGTGGTGATCGACGACGGTTCGCACGACGCGCCCGAGAAGGTGTCCCGCGATTATGACTTCGTCCGGCTGGTCCGGACAGAGAACCGCGGACTGGCGGCTGCGCGCAACCGCGGGCTTGCCGAGATCGAGACCGATGCGGCCGTGTTCCTCGACGCCGACGACATTCTCTATCCCGAAGCCTTGCGCACCGGGCGTGGCGGGATGGAGAGCGGCAATCAGCGAGCTTGCATGGAGCGACCGGCCCGATATTCCTGCGCGTCATGCATGGAGTGACCGAACACGCCTGATGTGCATTGCACCGCGCCTCACCCCGCCCGCGGCGCCGAGGGCGCTGGCGGTCCGCCTGCTGCCGCAGCGCGCTGCCGACTGGCTACGGCGGATCAACCGGCGGCCCCTCGATCCTCCGGTGGGCGCCATCGACATGGGCGATCTTGGCCGGATAGCCCCGGTCAGCGCCGATTTCGGTTTTGCCCGCGGCACGCCGGTGGACAGGCTCTATATCGAACGCTTCCTCGGCGAACACGGGGAAGCGATCGGGGGCCGGGTGCTCGAGATAGGCAGCGATGCCTACAGCGCGCGTTTCGGGAGCGGTATCGGGCGGCAGGATACGATCTCCGTCGACCCGGCCGAGAACCCGACCATAGCGGGCGACTTGCTGGCGCCCGGCACCCTGCCGGCGGCCGCTTTCGACTGCGCCGGGGTTACGCAGACCCTGCACCTGTTCTACGACATGCCGCCGGCGGTGAAGCGGCTGCATGACAGCCTCGTCCCCGGCGGGACCATGCTGGCTACCGTGCCCGGCATCAGTCCGGTCATGCCGGAGGCGAATCACGACTGGTACTGGTCGCTCACCGGCATGGCGGCGGAGCGATTGTTCTGCGATGTCTTCGGGGAAGGCGCGTTGGAGGTTCAGGTGTTCGGCAACGCCTTTGCCGCGACCTGCTTCCTGCAAGGCATCGCGCAGGAAGATATCGGGGAAGGCTGGCTCGACCCGGTCGATCCCCCCCTATCCCGTCATCGTCGCGGTAAAGGCCGTCCGGCACGCCTGAACGGCGGAACCATCAGTCCGGAACGTTGAACGTGCCCGATACCCGGCCATTGCCGCCGGTCGATACCGACGGTTCACCCGTGACCGGACTGGAGCCCGAAGCACTGCCATCGACGCTGGAAATGCCGCTCTGCAAGTCGATCGTCAGGCGGCCGCCATTGAGCGTGTCTCCGCCGCGGTTCAGGCGGACATTGCCGGCCATCGTGATGATCCGGCGATTGAAGTCGTACACCGCGACCTCGCCCGAGGCGCGCTCGTTGCCACGCGTGACCGTCACGCCGCCGGTCGCCGTGATGCGCTGGATGGACAGGCTGCCCGCGTCCGAATAATTCACGACGGTCCGCCCTGCGCGCAGGGTCAGCGCGGCCTGGCTGATGACGACATTCCCGGCCAGGACGACGCGGTTCTGGCGGTCCTGCAGCTCCAGCCGGTCGGCGGCATAGCTGACAGGGGCATTGGAATTATGGCTGGCGATCGCCTGCGCATTGAGCTGTATTCCCGCGGCGAGCACGAGGGTCGCGGCAAAGCCGAATGCAGCCGAACGGATGGCCGTTCCTGCCAGTTGCTTGCCTTGATGGCTCATTGCATGCTCCTCAGTGCGCCCGGCTCCATGCGCAGGCGCGCATTGCCGGTCAAGGTCACGGTTCTTTCGGGCAGGTCGACGCGCAGGGCATCGGCGGAAAAGGTGCCGGCAGGAATTTCCCCCTCGACCCCTCCGCTGCCGACCAGCTGCCGTTCGCCAAGATCGATGGATACGCCGCGTGCGGCGAGCCGATAACCGTCGGCCGCTGCCAGCTGCAGGGTTCCGTTCACGTCGACCAGATCGTCGCGGATCATGTATTCGCCGCCTTCCGCCCGCAGGCTGGCCGGGCCTTCCGGCAGCAGGAGCCGGGCCACCAGCATGTCGAGGCGCAAAATGCCCTCCTCGCTCGATTGCTGGACCGCCTCGTCCGCGGTGAGCGAGAAGGGGCGTCCGCGATTGTCGGAGCCGCGATACATCGCGTTGTCGACCCGCAGCCTTTCGTCGATCACGGCAACCTTGTCCCGGTCCAGCAGGAAGCTGACTTCGCCCCGCGGGGCCAGCGGAATGACGATCATCAACGCGGCCAGGACACCGACGCCCATGGGCAGGGCCACTGCGAGCAGCCGCACCAGCCGGTCATGGAATCCGCCCGGCGCGGCGAATCGTCTTCGCCCGCGCCGCAGCGCCTTGGATTCCTGGCTGTCGATGCGTTCGCTCATGCGGGGGTGCTATCAGCCTTCGTGGCTGAACAGGTCCTTGTTCTCCCAGCCCATCAGGTCCAGCCGGGCGCGGGTGGGCAGGAAATCGAAAGCGGCCTGCGCGATTTCGGTGCGACCTTCGCGTTCGAGGCGGGTTTCCAGTTCGTCCTTCATCCGGTGAAGGAAACGCACGTCGCTGGCGGCGTAATCGCGCTGCGCATCGTTGATGACCGGGCCGCCCCAGTCGCTCGACTGCTGCTGCTTGGAAATGCTTTCGCCCAGGAGGTCCTCGACCAGGTTCTTCAAGCCGTGGCGATCGGTGAAGGTACGCACCAGCTTGCTCGCGATCTTGGTGCAGAAGACGGGCGAGGCATCGACGCCAAGGTAATGCTCGATCGCCGCCAGGTCGAACCGGGCGAAATGGTACAGCTTTACCCGCGAACGGTCGGCAAGGAGCGCCTTCAGGTTGGGCGCATCGTAGGAACTGCCGGGATTGAAGCGCACGAGATGTTCGTCCGGGCCGCCGTCGCTGATCTGGACGATGCACAGGCGGTCGCGCCGGGTGACGAGACCCATGGTCTCCGTATCGACAGCGAGCGGGGCGTCGCCCTGCAGGACGCCTGCGGGAAGGTCTTCTTCGTGAAAATGTACAGCCATAGACAAGCGCTCCTAGGCCCATCGGGGATTGAGGGAAAGGGTGCATGGCGCGTTGCGGGCAAGGGGACTAGCGTGCCGGATTATGACCGAGGCCATACCCGATAGCTGGCGCGCAGCCCTCGCCCCCGCGTTGGCGAGCGACGAGGCACGGCGGCTGGGCGAATGGCTGCGAGCAGAGGAAGCGGGGGGGAAGGCCGTTCATCCCCCGCGCGGCAGCCGGCTGCGCGCCTTGGAGCTGACTCCCTTGGAGGAAGTGCGGGCGGTAATCCTGGGGCAGGATCCCTATCACGGGCCGGGGCAGGCCCACGGCCTCGCCTTCAGCGTGCCGGATGGCGTGAAAGTGCCGCCGTCGCTGCGCAATATCTACAAGGAATTGCACGAGGATCTGGGGATCGCACCGCCTCCCCACGGCAATCTGGAACACTGGGCACGGGAAGGCGTGTTGCTCCTCAATACCAGCCTGACGGTGGAGGAGGCGAAGGCGGGCAGCCATGCGGGGCGCGGCTGGGAAACCATTACCGATGCCGCGATCACGGCCGTGGCACAGCGCGCGGCGCCGACCGTATTCCTGCTATGGGGCGCGCATGCGCAGAAGAAGCTGCGCGATATCCCGGCCCTGTCCGCCCCGCACCATCTCGTGATCCAGTCCCCGCATCCCAGCCCGCTTTCGGCGCGGCGCGGATTTTTCGGCTCGCGCCCTTTCAGCCGCGCCAATGCCTTCTTAAAGGCGCAAGGGCGCGGGATCATCGACTGGAGTGCGCTTTAGCAATCAGCGCGGCAGCGACGTTGCACCCATCAATGCCTCGTCCACGGCGCGCGCGGCCTGGCGTCCTTCGCGGATCGCCCATACGACCAGGCTCTGGCCCCGGCGCATGTCGCCGCAGGCGAAGATGCCGGCCTCGCTGGTGGCGTAGTCTTCCGTATTGGCGGCGACATTGCCGCGCTGGTCCAGTTCCACTTCTACACGGTCGAGAAGGCCGCGTTTCTGCGGTCCGGTGAAACCCATGGCCAGCAGGATGAGATCCGCAGGCAGGGTAAACTCGCTGCCCGGAACTTCCTTGAAAGAGCCGCCTTCCCATTCGATGCGAACGCATTCGAGGCCGGTCACCGTCTCGCCGTCGCCGACGACACGCTTGGTCAGGACACCCCAATCGCGGTTGGCGCCTTCCTCGTGGCTGGACGACGTGCGCATCTTCACCGGCCAGTTCGGCCAGGTCATCGCCTTGTCTTCCTTCTCCGGCGGCTGGGGCATGATTTCCAGCTGGGTGACGCTTTTCGCGCCCTGCCGGTTCGACGTACCCACGCAGTCGGAGCCGGTATCGCCGCCGCCGATCACGATGACATCCTTACCCTCTGCCGTCAGCGTTCCGCGCGGGGCGGCGCGCACTTCGTCATCGCCGGCATTGCGCTTGTTCTGCTGGGTCAGGAATTCCATGGCGAGGCGCACCCCGGCCTTCTCCGAACCCGGTATGTCGAGCGCGCGCGCCTCTTCCGCGCCGCCTGCAAGGACGATCGCGTCGAAATTTTCGCGCAGGGCCTTCAGCGAAACCTCCACGCCGACTTCGGAACTGGTTTTGAAGATGACCCCTTCGGCTTCCATCTGCACCGCGCGGCGGTTGATCAGATGCTTCTCCATCTTGAAGTCTGGAATGCCGTAGCGCAGCAAGCCGCCGATCCGGTCGTTCTTCTCGAACACGGTGACAGCATGGCCAGCGCGGGCCAGCTGCTGCGCGCAAGCAAGGCCTGCGGGGCCCGAGCCGACGACGGCCACGGCCTTGCCGGTCTTCTTCTCCGGCACCTGCGGCGTGACCCAGCCTTCTTCCCAGCCGCGATCGATGATGGCCGCTTCGATGCTCTTGATGGTCACCGGCTCGTCGGTGATGTTGAGGGTGCAGGCCGCCTCGCACGGGGCGGGGCAGATGCGGCCCGTGAATTCGGGAAAATTGTTCGTCGAATGGAGGACGGTCAGCGCGTTCTTCCAGTCCGCCTCGTACACGAGGTGGTTCCAGTCCGGGATGATATTGTTCACCGGGCAGCCGTTGTGACAATACGGAATGCCGCAATTCATGCAGCGCGCGGCCTGCGCCTGCAATTCCTCGTCCGGCGGGGTCTTGATGAATTCCCGGTAATTGCCCAGCCGTTCCTCTGGCGCGATATAGTCCCGCTCGCGGCGCTCGATCTCGAGGAAGCCTGTTTCCTTGCCCATGATGTGAGGTCCTTATTCCGCCGCTTCCGAGGCCGCTTCGTTCCGCTCGTTCTCCAGCGTGGTGAGCGCATGGCGATAATCGGTCGGCATGACTTTTACGAATTTCGCGAGGCTGGCATCCCAGTCCTCGAGGATTGCGGCGGCGCGGGAACTGCCGGTGTGAAGCTTGTGCCGTTCGATCAGGATCTTCAGGCGGTCCGCGTCGTGGCGCAGCATGTCGCCCAGCCCGAAATCGTGGACGCTCTGCGGACGCTGGCGGGGATAGCCTGCGCCTTCCTCCTCGTTCGCGTCGGCCACGATCCGTTCCAGTTCCACCTGTGCGGGGTTCACCAGGTCGGCAAACGTGCCGTCTTCGTCGAAGACATAGGCGATGCCGCCGCTCATCCCGGCTGCGAAGTTGCGCCCGGTCTTGCCCAGGACGACGACGGCGCCGCCGGTCATGTATTCGCAGGCATGGTCGCCGGTCCCTTCGACCACCGCGATGGCGCCCGAATTGCGGACAGCGAAGCGCTCGCCCGCGACGCCTTCGAAATAGGCCTCGCCAGCGATTGCCCCATACAGGACGGTATTGCCGACGATGATGTTGCTGCCCGGTTCGCGCGGGGCGTCATCCGGTGCGCGCACGATGATGCGGCCGCCCGACAACCCCTTGCCGACATAGTCGTTGGCATCGCCGACAAGGTCGAGCGTCACGCCGTGGGCCAGCCACGCGCCGAAGCTCTGCCCCGCGACCCCGGTGAAGTTCACGCGCACGGTATCGGGACGCAGCCCCTCGTGCCCGTACTTTTCCGCGATCCTGCCCGACAGCATCGCGCCCACGGTGCGGTGGACATTGCGGATTTCGCGGTCGATCTGGACAGCCTCGCCACGTTCGATGGCAGGCGCCGCGGCAGCGATCAGCTCGTTGTCGAGCGCGGCCGCAAGCCCGTGATCCTGCGTATCGGTGTGGTGAAGCTTGCGGCCTTCCGGCAGGGCCACCTGGTGGAGCAGGCCGCCAAGGTCGACGCCGCGCGCCTTCCAGTGGCGTTCTGCACGGCGCGCATCCAGCCGGTCGACGCGCCCGACCATCTCTTCCACCGTGCGGAAGCCCATGCGTGCCATGATGGCCCGCAATTCCTCCGCGACGTAGAAGAAGTAGTTGATGACGTGTTCCGGCGTGCCGGTGAAGCGGGCCCGCAGCACGGGGTCCTGCGTCGCCACGCCGACCGGGCAGGTGTTGAGGTGGCATTTGCGCATCATGATGCAGCCCGCTGCAATCAGCGGGGCGGTCGAGAAACCGAACTCGTCCGCTCCCAGCAGCGCGCCGATGGCAACGTCGCGGCCGGTGCGAAGGCCGCCATCGACCTGCACCGCGATGCGGCTGCGAAGATCGTTCAGCAGGAGCGTCTGCTGGGTTTCGGCGAGGCCGATTTCCCACGGGGACCCGGCATGGGTCAGCGAAGTCAGCGGCGAGGCGCCCGTGCCGCCTTCATAGCCCGAAATGGTGACATGGTCGGCGCGCGCCTTCGACACGCCGGCAGCCACCGTGCCGACCCCGACTTCGGAGACGAGCTTGACCGAAATGCGGCTGGTCGGCTGCACGTTCTTCAGGTCGTGGATCAGCTGGGCCAGATCCTCGATCGAATAGATGTCATGATGCGGCGGCGGGCTGATGAGGCCCACGCCCGGCGTCGAGTGACGCACGGCGCCGATACGCTTGTCGACCTTGTGACCGGGCAGCTGGCCACCCTCGCCGGGCTTCGCGCCCTGCGCCATCTTGATCTGGATGTCGTCCGAATTGACGAGGTATTCGGTCGTCACGCCGAAGCGGCCCGATGCGACCTGCTTGATCCGGCTGCGCATGGAATCGCCGTTTTCCATCGGCGTGAAGCGGAAAGGCTCCTCGCCGCCTTCGCCGGTATTGGAGCGGCCGCCCATGCGGTTCATGGCAATCGCCATGGTCGAATGCGCCTCGTGGCTGATGGAGCCCAGGCTCATCGCGCCGGTGCTGAAACGCTTCACGATTTCCGATGCCGGCTCGACCTCGTCCAGCGGCAGGGGCGTTTCCGCTTCCTCGAATTCCAGGAGGCCGCGGATGGTCAGCAGGCGTTCCGCCTGGTTGTTGAGAGATTCGGCGAAGGAGGCGTAATTTTCGTACCCCTTCTCGTCCGGGCCGCCGCGCACGGCGTGCTGCAGCTGCGCGACATTGGTCGGGGTCCAGGCGTGATCCTCGCCCCGCAGGCGGTACTGGTAGATGCCGCCGACCTCCAGCATCTCGGTGTGCAGCGGATCGTCGCCGAAGGCGAGTTCGTGCCTGCGGATCGATTCCTCGGCCACTTCCTTCAGACCGATACCCTCGATCGTGGTCGCGGTGCCGGTGAAATAGCTGTCGATGAACGCGCTCGACAGGCCGACCGCGTCGAATATCTGGGCCCCGCAATAGGACTGGTAGGTGCTGATGCCCATCTTGGACATGACCTTGCGGATGCCCTTGCCGATGGCTTTCACGTAATTGCCCTCGACCTGTGCAGGCGTCAGGTCCGGATGGCGTTTTTCGCGCAGGTTCTCCAGCGTCTCAAAGGCAAGATAGGGATTGATTGCCTCTGCGCCGTAGCCTGCCAGGACGCAGTAATGATGGACCTCGCGCGCCTCGCCCGTCTCGACGACCAGGCCGGTCTGCATGCGCAGGCCCTGCCGCACCAGGTGGTGATGCACGGCGGCGGTCGCGAGGGCCGCGGGCAGGGGCACCCGGCCCTCGCTCATCGCGCGGTCGGACAGGATCAGGATATTGGCGTCCTGCAGCACGGCTTCGGTCGCCGCCCAGCACATTTCCTTGATCGCCAGTTCGACGCCGGCGCTGCCGCTGGCCGCGTCCCAGGTGGTGTCGACGGTGGCGGTCCGGAACGCGCCGTCCAGCGACGTCTCGACGGAACGGATCTTGGCTAGGTCGGCATTGGTCAGGATCGGCTGGCTGACCTCGAGCCGCTTGTGCGTGCCGGCATCCATGCCGAGCAGGTTCGGGCGCGGCCCGATCATCGACAGCAGACTCATCACCAGCTCCTCGCGGATCGGGTCGATCGGCGGGTTGGTGACCTGTGCGAAGTTCTGCTTGAAATAATCGTAGAGCAGACGGCTCTTGTCCGACAGCACGGCGATCGGCGTATCCGTACCCATCGACCCCAGCGGATCGTCGGCATTTACGGCCATTGGCTCGAGGAAGCGACTGATGTCTTCCTGCGTATATCCGAACGCCTGCTGCGCCTGCAGTAAGGTCGGTGTTTCCATGTTCTCGTCCTGCGGCAACTGGGCGAATTCGGGATCGACGATGTCGAGGTCTTCCAGCTTGTACTGGGCGGTTTCCAGCCACTCGGCATAGGGCTTGTCGGCCGATAGCTGGTCCTTGAGCTCGGCATCCTCGATGATGCGGCCTTCCTGCAGGTCGATCAGCAGCATCTTGCCGGGCTGCAGGCGCCATTTGCGCGTGATGTCCGCATCGTCGAACGGCAGCACGCCGCTTTCCGAGGCGAGGCAGATGAGATCGTCCTTCGTCACGCAGAAGCGCGCCGGGCGCAGGCCGTTGCGGTCCAGCGTCGCGCCGATCTGGCGCCCGTCGGTAAAGGCCACCGCGGCAGGGCCGTCCCACGGTTCCATCAGGGCAGCGTGATATTCGTAGAATGCGCGGCGCGACGGATCCATCTGCGTGTTCTTCGCCCATGCCTCCGGCATCAGCATCATCATCGCGTGGGCCAGGCTGTACCCGCCGGCCAGCAGCAGCTCCAGCGCGTTGTCGAGGCAGGCGGTATCCGACTGGCCGTGCGGAATCAGCGGCCACATCTTGTCGAGGTCCGGTCCCAGCGCGGCGCTTTCCATCGTGCGGCGGCGCGCGTTCATCCAGTTCACATTGCCGCGAACGGTGTTGATTTCCCCGTTATGCGCCATGAAGCGATAGGGGTGGGCAAGCCGCCAGCTGGGGAAGGTGTTGGTGCTGAAGCGCTGGTGGACGAGACCGAGCGCGGAGACGCAGTCCTCGTCCCGCAGATCGTCGTAGAACGAACCGACCTGGTTCGCCAGCAGCAGGCCCTTATACACGATGGTTCGCGCGTTGAAGCTAGGAATATAGGTCTGGGTGAGGCCCGGCAGGTCGTGTTTTTCCGCCAGCATGGACAGGGGATTGAGCGTCTGTTTGCGGATGACGACCAGCTTGCGTTCGAACGCGGCTTCGTCGGCGCAGTTCGCCCCGCGGCCGACAATGCACTGGCGGATGACCGGCATCGAATCGATAACGGCCTTGCCCAGCCCGTCCATCGTCAGGGGCACGTCGCGCCAGCCGATGACGCTCTGCCCTTCCTTCTCGACGAACCGCTCGAGCCGCTCGGTCACGAATTCGCGCGCGGCATCGTCCTGCGGCAGGAAGCACATGGCGACGCCGTACTCCCCGCGCACGGGCAGGTCCTTGCCATGCTTTTCCGCCCATTTGCGGATGAGGGGATCGGGGATCTGCAGCAGGATGCCGGCGCCATCGCCCAGCAGGGGATCGGCCCCGACCGCACCGCGGTGATCGAGATTGGCGAGGATTTCCAGCGCCTGTTTGACGATCCCGTGGCTCCGTTCACCCTTGATATGCGCGATAAAGCCGACACCGCAGGCGTCGTGTTCGTTGCGCGGATCGTAAAGGCCCTGCGAAGCGGGGTTCGTCATAAAAACAGTCCTGTCAGATGCCGCGTTGCCACACCTTTCGGCGTGAACGCGGCAATGAAGCACGCGTTTCGCAGGCTGCGCCTGATACGAAACTGTCGCGAAACCTTCTTGTGACGACAGGATATGTTTTTTGCAAGTGCGAAGGCGCGAACGAATTCTTGGCCCGCGCAAAGCGGGTGTCCGAAATGCGCCGCAATTACGTATTCATCCGCT
This is a stretch of genomic DNA from Erythrobacteraceae bacterium WH01K. It encodes these proteins:
- a CDS encoding LPS export ABC transporter periplasmic protein LptC, whose amino-acid sequence is MSERIDSQESKALRRGRRRFAAPGGFHDRLVRLLAVALPMGVGVLAALMIVIPLAPRGEVSFLLDRDKVAVIDERLRVDNAMYRGSDNRGRPFSLTADEAVQQSSEEGILRLDMLVARLLLPEGPASLRAEGGEYMIRDDLVDVNGTLQLAAADGYRLAARGVSIDLGERQLVGSGGVEGEIPAGTFSADALRVDLPERTVTLTGNARLRMEPGALRSMQ
- a CDS encoding glutamate synthase subunit beta, producing the protein MGKETGFLEIERRERDYIAPEERLGNYREFIKTPPDEELQAQAARCMNCGIPYCHNGCPVNNIIPDWNHLVYEADWKNALTVLHSTNNFPEFTGRICPAPCEAACTLNITDEPVTIKSIEAAIIDRGWEEGWVTPQVPEKKTGKAVAVVGSGPAGLACAQQLARAGHAVTVFEKNDRIGGLLRYGIPDFKMEKHLINRRAVQMEAEGVIFKTSSEVGVEVSLKALRENFDAIVLAGGAEEARALDIPGSEKAGVRLAMEFLTQQNKRNAGDDEVRAAPRGTLTAEGKDVIVIGGGDTGSDCVGTSNRQGAKSVTQLEIMPQPPEKEDKAMTWPNWPVKMRTSSSHEEGANRDWGVLTKRVVGDGETVTGLECVRIEWEGGSFKEVPGSEFTLPADLILLAMGFTGPQKRGLLDRVEVELDQRGNVAANTEDYATSEAGIFACGDMRRGQSLVVWAIREGRQAARAVDEALMGATSLPR
- a CDS encoding LptA/OstA family protein, with translation MSHQGKQLAGTAIRSAAFGFAATLVLAAGIQLNAQAIASHNSNAPVSYAADRLELQDRQNRVVLAGNVVISQAALTLRAGRTVVNYSDAGSLSIQRITATGGVTVTRGNERASGEVAVYDFNRRIITMAGNVRLNRGGDTLNGGRLTIDLQSGISSVDGSASGSSPVTGEPSVSTGGNGRVSGTFNVPD
- a CDS encoding uracil-DNA glycosylase → MTEAIPDSWRAALAPALASDEARRLGEWLRAEEAGGKAVHPPRGSRLRALELTPLEEVRAVILGQDPYHGPGQAHGLAFSVPDGVKVPPSLRNIYKELHEDLGIAPPPHGNLEHWAREGVLLLNTSLTVEEAKAGSHAGRGWETITDAAITAVAQRAAPTVFLLWGAHAQKKLRDIPALSAPHHLVIQSPHPSPLSARRGFFGSRPFSRANAFLKAQGRGIIDWSAL
- a CDS encoding ribonuclease D, encoding MAVHFHEEDLPAGVLQGDAPLAVDTETMGLVTRRDRLCIVQISDGGPDEHLVRFNPGSSYDAPNLKALLADRSRVKLYHFARFDLAAIEHYLGVDASPVFCTKIASKLVRTFTDRHGLKNLVEDLLGESISKQQQSSDWGGPVINDAQRDYAASDVRFLHRMKDELETRLEREGRTEIAQAAFDFLPTRARLDLMGWENKDLFSHEG
- the gltB gene encoding glutamate synthase large subunit, yielding MTNPASQGLYDPRNEHDACGVGFIAHIKGERSHGIVKQALEILANLDHRGAVGADPLLGDGAGILLQIPDPLIRKWAEKHGKDLPVRGEYGVAMCFLPQDDAAREFVTERLERFVEKEGQSVIGWRDVPLTMDGLGKAVIDSMPVIRQCIVGRGANCADEAAFERKLVVIRKQTLNPLSMLAEKHDLPGLTQTYIPSFNARTIVYKGLLLANQVGSFYDDLRDEDCVSALGLVHQRFSTNTFPSWRLAHPYRFMAHNGEINTVRGNVNWMNARRRTMESAALGPDLDKMWPLIPHGQSDTACLDNALELLLAGGYSLAHAMMMLMPEAWAKNTQMDPSRRAFYEYHAALMEPWDGPAAVAFTDGRQIGATLDRNGLRPARFCVTKDDLICLASESGVLPFDDADITRKWRLQPGKMLLIDLQEGRIIEDAELKDQLSADKPYAEWLETAQYKLEDLDIVDPEFAQLPQDENMETPTLLQAQQAFGYTQEDISRFLEPMAVNADDPLGSMGTDTPIAVLSDKSRLLYDYFKQNFAQVTNPPIDPIREELVMSLLSMIGPRPNLLGMDAGTHKRLEVSQPILTNADLAKIRSVETSLDGAFRTATVDTTWDAASGSAGVELAIKEMCWAATEAVLQDANILILSDRAMSEGRVPLPAALATAAVHHHLVRQGLRMQTGLVVETGEAREVHHYCVLAGYGAEAINPYLAFETLENLREKRHPDLTPAQVEGNYVKAIGKGIRKVMSKMGISTYQSYCGAQIFDAVGLSSAFIDSYFTGTATTIEGIGLKEVAEESIRRHELAFGDDPLHTEMLEVGGIYQYRLRGEDHAWTPTNVAQLQHAVRGGPDEKGYENYASFAESLNNQAERLLTIRGLLEFEEAETPLPLDEVEPASEIVKRFSTGAMSLGSISHEAHSTMAIAMNRMGGRSNTGEGGEEPFRFTPMENGDSMRSRIKQVASGRFGVTTEYLVNSDDIQIKMAQGAKPGEGGQLPGHKVDKRIGAVRHSTPGVGLISPPPHHDIYSIEDLAQLIHDLKNVQPTSRISVKLVSEVGVGTVAAGVSKARADHVTISGYEGGTGASPLTSLTHAGSPWEIGLAETQQTLLLNDLRSRIAVQVDGGLRTGRDVAIGALLGADEFGFSTAPLIAAGCIMMRKCHLNTCPVGVATQDPVLRARFTGTPEHVINYFFYVAEELRAIMARMGFRTVEEMVGRVDRLDARRAERHWKARGVDLGGLLHQVALPEGRKLHHTDTQDHGLAAALDNELIAAAAPAIERGEAVQIDREIRNVHRTVGAMLSGRIAEKYGHEGLRPDTVRVNFTGVAGQSFGAWLAHGVTLDLVGDANDYVGKGLSGGRIIVRAPDDAPREPGSNIIVGNTVLYGAIAGEAYFEGVAGERFAVRNSGAIAVVEGTGDHACEYMTGGAVVVLGKTGRNFAAGMSGGIAYVFDEDGTFADLVNPAQVELERIVADANEEEGAGYPRQRPQSVHDFGLGDMLRHDADRLKILIERHKLHTGSSRAAAILEDWDASLAKFVKVMPTDYRHALTTLENERNEAASEAAE
- a CDS encoding glycosyltransferase family A protein; this encodes MGTHSPTNDAEMTVAIVVTAYNHARFLSDALGSIAAQTLSPAEVVVIDDGSHDAPEKVSRDYDFVRLVRTENRGLAAARNRGLAEIETDAAVFLDADDILYPEALRTGRGGMESGNQRACMERPARYSCASCME